The following proteins are co-located in the Maridesulfovibrio sp. genome:
- the surE gene encoding 5'/3'-nucleotidase SurE codes for MNILLTNDDGIQAVGLRALYHGLKRAGMNVQVVAPVAEQSAVGHAVSLSSPLRVKKFEEDGFTGLGVYGTPVDCVKLGLTTLLETKPDIVVSGINSGANVGVDILYSGTVSAATEGALMGYPAMAVSYDSFKPEELTDQGDYCAELLKKIPWDRLGDKTVVNLNFPAVPVKDAEELKICRHTRVSWQDWYEAREDPRGHKYYWLNGVMPKEKISPGTDRDLLTKGHITMTPLHFDFTDREAIATLEQSFGI; via the coding sequence ATGAATATACTACTGACCAACGATGACGGCATCCAGGCTGTAGGCCTTCGCGCTCTTTATCACGGTCTTAAAAGGGCCGGAATGAATGTCCAGGTGGTCGCTCCAGTCGCGGAACAATCCGCAGTGGGACACGCCGTATCGCTCTCTTCACCCCTTCGAGTCAAGAAATTTGAAGAAGACGGTTTTACCGGGCTGGGTGTTTACGGGACTCCTGTAGATTGCGTCAAGCTCGGACTGACCACCTTGCTGGAGACAAAACCGGACATCGTTGTTTCCGGCATCAACAGCGGAGCCAACGTCGGCGTAGATATTCTATACTCAGGAACAGTATCCGCTGCAACCGAAGGTGCGCTGATGGGTTATCCGGCCATGGCTGTTTCTTACGACAGCTTCAAACCGGAAGAACTGACCGATCAGGGGGACTACTGCGCAGAACTGCTCAAGAAAATACCTTGGGACCGTCTGGGCGATAAAACCGTTGTAAATCTCAACTTCCCGGCAGTTCCGGTCAAGGATGCCGAGGAGCTTAAAATATGTCGTCATACACGTGTTTCATGGCAGGATTGGTATGAAGCACGTGAAGATCCGCGAGGACACAAATATTACTGGCTGAACGGTGTCATGCCCAAAGAGAAAATCAGCCCCGGTACAGACAGGGATCTGCTGACCAAAGGCCATATTACCATGACACCACTACATTTTGATTTCACCGATCGAGAGGCAATTGCAACTCTGGAGCAAAGCTTCGGTATATAG
- a CDS encoding transporter substrate-binding domain-containing protein, which yields MTLWRTVTVGIATAILIMGLSSAVWAGDARQNLSQDSTLEKVLKRETLRVGFSTFKPWAMKGKNGDFIGFEIDVAKRLASDMGVKVSFIPTKWDGIIPALLTGKFDIIIGGMGITPKRNLKVNFSDPYEFSGMSIVANKDVAADKSSLADFNNAETRVSVRLGTTAEKAAKNFLPKAKLLKFNDEAASIQELLNGKAACLVASNPLPETLAKKYPGKLYLPLQADFTSEPIGFAVRKGDPDFLNYLNNWIKVCNSEGWLEARYNYWFKTEDWKSQVE from the coding sequence ATGACCTTATGGAGAACTGTTACCGTCGGTATTGCTACCGCAATCCTGATTATGGGACTCTCTTCCGCCGTCTGGGCCGGAGATGCCAGACAAAATCTTTCACAGGACAGCACACTTGAAAAAGTCCTTAAACGTGAAACGCTGAGAGTTGGCTTTTCCACTTTTAAACCGTGGGCTATGAAAGGCAAAAACGGCGACTTTATCGGTTTTGAAATCGATGTGGCAAAACGTCTGGCCTCGGATATGGGTGTAAAAGTAAGCTTTATCCCCACCAAATGGGACGGAATCATCCCTGCCCTGCTCACCGGTAAATTCGATATAATTATAGGTGGCATGGGCATCACCCCCAAACGCAATCTCAAGGTCAATTTTTCCGATCCTTATGAATTCAGCGGGATGTCCATCGTAGCAAACAAAGATGTTGCTGCTGATAAATCATCGCTGGCTGATTTCAATAATGCTGAGACCCGCGTATCTGTCCGTCTCGGTACCACTGCTGAAAAAGCAGCTAAAAACTTCCTGCCTAAAGCAAAACTCCTTAAATTCAATGATGAAGCAGCATCAATTCAGGAACTGCTCAATGGCAAGGCTGCCTGCCTCGTGGCCTCCAATCCCCTGCCAGAAACCCTTGCCAAGAAATACCCCGGCAAGCTTTATCTGCCCCTGCAGGCAGATTTCACAAGTGAACCCATCGGTTTCGCTGTACGCAAAGGGGATCCTGATTTCCTCAACTACCTGAACAACTGGATCAAGGTCTGCAACTCCGAAGGTTGGCTCGAAGCCCGCTACAACTACTGGTTCAAAACTGAAGACTGGAAGTCACAGGTAGAATAA
- a CDS encoding methyl-accepting chemotaxis protein, translated as MSLKLKLITFCVAIGLIPLLVVGTLSVNMASNALSAQAFGQLESVRDAKKKNLQDLVDKWFHEVKLFSNVKEVYNAVGLIGEYALEYEIPGQPLNVTSEEYKEVHQYAATPFIPFVKTLGYDDAILINDYGRVLFSIRKEKDLGADLKNGQYKSTNLAQAFKKAVKGEIVFADFEPYAPMGGTPVAFVCAPVRSHAGDVQGVVALRIPQNEINSIMSLRSGMGKTGESYLVGPDFLMRSDSELNPDRTINNSFKNQHKGRIESAAVKLALEGKSNTDLMKSSHDIEQLVAYAPIEIGKTRWALISEIHKEEAFEAVTTLRIFALIISGITALIVVLVTLIFLRSSILGPLERIEHFVTAVSNGNFKASLEGKFKSEIKKLADGIQVMVAELKNKLGFSQGMLDGMTVPCLISDTEANISYINQPLCELLESGKSCESWIGRPVKDLLQAPPGEKGILTRCLDERHPIVNVERRLKTKKDNYRDVRIDAAPLYDLDNELIGGFAIIVDLSYMKAKEEQISEQHKVMVEITEKAQSISKYLTKGASEIETQVDQVSSNTEKQFDRIEYSSQAITEMNHTLLNSVSNAENAADQAKQTRVRAEDGMQTMTETSVAIDQLQALSDTVKSNMHQLGEQSQSIGGIIGVINDIADQTNLLALNAAIEAARAGEAGRGFAVVADEVRKLAEKTMQSTREVEDAIKGIQNAAQSNIENTDQTVEAVEHASELVEKSVKAFQEISGMSEDTATEIAKIAQATDQQSEAHDQIHKSVEDLKMLAGDTKSDMQESAKSITSLARTAQELEKLIERLSNAAGI; from the coding sequence ATGTCTCTGAAATTAAAGCTGATTACATTTTGCGTTGCTATTGGACTGATACCACTGCTGGTTGTCGGAACTTTAAGTGTTAACATGGCATCAAACGCATTGTCCGCCCAAGCATTCGGACAGCTTGAGTCTGTACGTGACGCTAAGAAGAAAAACCTGCAGGACCTTGTGGACAAATGGTTTCACGAAGTAAAGCTCTTCTCCAACGTAAAAGAAGTATACAACGCAGTAGGACTGATCGGTGAGTATGCTTTAGAATATGAAATCCCGGGCCAACCCTTAAACGTTACTTCCGAAGAATATAAGGAAGTCCACCAATACGCGGCAACTCCATTTATTCCGTTCGTTAAGACCCTAGGCTACGACGATGCAATTCTCATCAATGATTATGGCCGGGTTCTATTCTCCATTAGAAAGGAAAAGGATCTTGGAGCAGACCTTAAAAACGGGCAGTACAAAAGCACTAACCTTGCACAGGCTTTTAAAAAAGCAGTCAAAGGGGAGATTGTATTTGCAGACTTCGAGCCTTACGCGCCCATGGGCGGAACTCCGGTTGCTTTTGTCTGCGCCCCTGTTCGCTCGCATGCAGGAGATGTTCAAGGCGTCGTTGCTTTACGGATTCCGCAAAACGAAATCAACTCTATTATGAGCTTGCGCAGCGGTATGGGGAAAACAGGGGAATCATATCTGGTTGGACCGGACTTTCTGATGCGTTCTGATTCTGAACTTAATCCGGACCGTACTATCAACAATTCCTTTAAAAACCAGCATAAAGGAAGGATAGAATCTGCAGCAGTCAAATTAGCGTTGGAAGGCAAGAGTAATACCGACCTCATGAAAAGCAGTCACGATATTGAGCAGCTTGTCGCTTATGCCCCCATTGAAATAGGGAAAACGCGCTGGGCTCTTATCTCTGAGATCCATAAGGAAGAAGCATTTGAAGCAGTAACAACTCTCAGAATTTTTGCCCTGATCATCTCGGGAATTACGGCTTTAATTGTTGTGCTGGTTACCCTTATTTTTCTACGCAGCTCCATCCTTGGACCACTTGAGAGAATTGAACACTTTGTCACTGCGGTCTCCAACGGTAATTTCAAAGCCAGTCTTGAAGGTAAATTCAAAAGTGAAATCAAGAAACTTGCTGATGGAATTCAGGTGATGGTTGCAGAGCTGAAAAACAAGCTCGGCTTCTCGCAAGGAATGCTGGACGGCATGACGGTTCCATGTCTAATCTCTGATACTGAGGCCAATATTTCATACATCAACCAACCGCTCTGCGAATTGCTGGAAAGTGGAAAATCCTGCGAGAGCTGGATCGGACGCCCAGTAAAAGACCTTTTACAGGCTCCTCCCGGGGAAAAAGGGATTTTAACCCGCTGCCTCGATGAAAGACACCCTATTGTTAATGTTGAGCGGCGCTTGAAAACCAAAAAAGATAACTACCGAGATGTTCGCATTGATGCGGCCCCGCTTTATGATCTGGACAATGAACTCATCGGCGGATTCGCCATCATTGTTGACCTTAGTTACATGAAAGCCAAGGAAGAACAGATCAGCGAGCAGCACAAAGTCATGGTTGAAATCACCGAAAAGGCACAATCAATTTCTAAATATCTGACCAAAGGTGCATCCGAGATTGAAACGCAGGTTGATCAGGTTTCCTCAAACACTGAAAAACAATTTGACCGTATCGAGTACTCATCTCAGGCAATAACTGAAATGAATCATACCTTGCTCAATTCAGTCAGCAATGCTGAAAATGCAGCAGATCAAGCTAAACAAACACGCGTACGCGCAGAGGACGGCATGCAGACAATGACCGAAACCAGCGTAGCGATAGATCAACTGCAGGCCCTATCCGATACGGTAAAAAGCAACATGCACCAGCTCGGCGAACAGAGTCAGTCTATCGGCGGAATCATCGGAGTAATCAATGATATTGCCGACCAGACTAATCTGCTGGCATTAAACGCAGCGATTGAAGCTGCCAGAGCAGGAGAAGCCGGCCGAGGATTCGCCGTGGTTGCTGATGAAGTGCGTAAACTGGCAGAAAAGACCATGCAATCTACACGAGAAGTTGAAGATGCAATCAAAGGTATCCAAAATGCAGCTCAGTCCAATATTGAAAATACAGATCAAACAGTTGAGGCTGTAGAGCATGCCAGCGAATTGGTAGAAAAATCAGTTAAGGCATTTCAGGAAATCTCAGGAATGTCTGAAGATACTGCTACTGAAATCGCAAAAATAGCTCAAGCTACGGACCAGCAATCTGAAGCCCATGACCAAATCCATAAAAGTGTGGAAGATCTGAAAATGCTTGCAGGTGACACTAAATCTGACATGCAGGAATCAGCCAAGTCCATCACCTCATTGGCTAGGACTGCACAGGAATTGGAAAAGCTCATCGAACGGCTCAGCAATGCCGCGGGTATATAA
- the fba gene encoding class II fructose-1,6-bisphosphate aldolase, with protein sequence MPLVSPKEMFEGAYAGGYAIGAFNVNNMEIIQGIMEAGSEENAPLILQVSAGAKKYAGLGYIMKLMEAALLDTDLPVVLHLDHGANFEICKEVIDGGFTSVMIDGSHLPFEENIAETKKVVEYAHERGVWVEAELGRLAGVEEDVVSDKTIYTDPDEAVEFVERSGCDSLAIAIGTSHGAYKFTGEAKLDFDRLDKIASLMPNYPIVLHGASSVVPEFVAMANQFGGDIAGAKGVPEDLLRKAASKAVCKINIDTDIRLAMTGVIRKFMAENPTVFDPRGYLGASREAVKEMVRHKIINVLGCSNKA encoded by the coding sequence ATGCCACTAGTTTCGCCCAAGGAAATGTTCGAGGGAGCCTATGCCGGCGGCTATGCCATTGGCGCGTTCAACGTGAACAACATGGAGATCATTCAGGGAATCATGGAAGCGGGAAGCGAGGAGAACGCTCCCCTCATTCTTCAGGTTTCCGCCGGTGCTAAAAAATATGCCGGTTTGGGCTACATCATGAAACTCATGGAAGCTGCACTGCTGGATACAGACCTTCCGGTAGTACTTCATCTCGACCACGGCGCAAACTTTGAGATCTGCAAAGAAGTAATCGACGGCGGATTCACATCCGTAATGATCGACGGTTCACATCTTCCTTTTGAGGAAAACATCGCTGAAACCAAGAAGGTTGTTGAGTATGCCCACGAAAGGGGCGTATGGGTAGAAGCCGAACTTGGACGTCTCGCAGGCGTTGAAGAAGATGTTGTTTCCGACAAAACCATCTACACCGACCCTGACGAAGCAGTTGAATTTGTAGAACGCTCAGGCTGCGACTCTCTCGCTATCGCAATCGGAACCAGCCATGGCGCATACAAATTCACCGGCGAAGCAAAACTTGATTTTGACCGTCTGGATAAAATCGCTTCTCTGATGCCTAACTACCCCATCGTTCTGCACGGCGCATCCAGCGTTGTTCCCGAATTTGTAGCCATGGCAAACCAATTCGGCGGCGACATTGCCGGAGCAAAGGGCGTCCCCGAAGACCTCCTGCGCAAAGCTGCTTCCAAAGCAGTCTGCAAAATCAACATCGACACCGACATTCGCCTTGCAATGACTGGTGTTATCCGCAAATTCATGGCCGAAAACCCCACCGTATTTGATCCGAGGGGCTATCTGGGTGCATCCCGCGAGGCCGTTAAGGAAATGGTCCGCCACAAGATTATCAACGTGCTGGGCTGCTCCAATAAAGCATAA
- a CDS encoding amino acid ABC transporter permease translates to MFDSDGQQLKADNKKYLFDSLLFCIIVTCFCYLLYKGTESLGYNWQWFRVPGFFFSFKEGDFIPGPLLEGLGVTLEITALSFVLTFMIGLGTAIMRLSGSFTAKAIARIYLEIIRNTPLLIQLFFIYFVVAPIIGINGFWASVIALSLFEGAYASEIFRAGITSIDKGQWEAAFSLGGDKKFAYTNVILPQAVPRIAPPLAGQAIALVKDSALVSTVAIYDLTMQGQSIISETFLTFEIWFTVAAIYLSITLLLSWVLDKTARKFKSEW, encoded by the coding sequence ATGTTTGATTCTGACGGCCAACAATTAAAGGCCGATAATAAAAAATACCTTTTTGACTCCCTGCTCTTCTGTATAATTGTAACCTGCTTCTGCTACCTTTTGTATAAGGGAACGGAATCATTAGGCTATAACTGGCAATGGTTCCGTGTTCCGGGCTTTTTTTTCAGCTTCAAAGAAGGGGACTTTATTCCCGGACCGTTACTGGAAGGACTTGGAGTTACCCTTGAAATAACTGCTTTAAGCTTTGTGCTGACCTTTATGATCGGACTGGGAACTGCAATCATGCGTTTATCCGGTTCATTCACCGCCAAAGCGATTGCCCGTATCTATCTGGAAATAATCCGCAATACCCCTCTGCTGATTCAACTCTTTTTCATCTATTTTGTAGTTGCTCCAATTATCGGCATTAATGGATTCTGGGCATCAGTAATCGCTCTCAGCCTTTTTGAAGGAGCCTATGCATCTGAAATTTTCAGGGCAGGAATCACTTCCATTGATAAAGGACAATGGGAAGCAGCCTTCAGCTTGGGCGGAGACAAAAAATTCGCTTATACAAATGTAATTCTTCCACAGGCTGTACCAAGGATCGCACCTCCCCTTGCCGGACAGGCGATAGCTCTTGTTAAAGATTCAGCACTGGTCAGTACCGTCGCCATCTACGACCTGACCATGCAGGGGCAATCAATAATATCTGAAACCTTCCTAACTTTTGAGATATGGTTTACTGTTGCAGCCATATATCTTTCGATTACGCTTTTGCTCTCGTGGGTATTGGATAAAACCGCCCGCAAGTTCAAAAGCGAATGGTAA
- a CDS encoding HD domain-containing protein: protein MSQKYTYIKDLINGERVKDIFLVGDAQLRESRNGPFWNLRLQDNSGAVEAKIWSPLSQSFPTLEAGMFVVAGGMVGSFRDKPQLTVEVLDILNPEYAGLDITDFLPSSKEKPEYMMQELDYLIAEHMVHIPWKKFCRKVLKDQTVYDRLLTATGAKAVHHAYVGGLLEHTLAVAKLCMSICDNYPEVDRQVVLAAAIFHDLGKAWELSGGLTNDYTDEGRLLGHIHIGVEILEPFLQKSRDLDPKLKLHLKHLILSHHGEYEFGAPKRPKTPEAFILHFADNIDAKMNTIFAELGKLESSESNWTPYQRFLDRYLYKAEKSPDNPSSKCELKKSEAQCSLPLKA from the coding sequence GTGTCACAAAAATATACATATATTAAAGATCTTATAAACGGGGAGAGAGTCAAGGATATCTTTCTCGTCGGCGATGCCCAACTGCGTGAATCAAGGAACGGTCCGTTTTGGAATCTGCGTTTGCAGGATAATTCCGGTGCGGTTGAAGCAAAAATATGGAGTCCGTTAAGTCAATCTTTTCCAACTCTTGAAGCCGGAATGTTTGTTGTTGCCGGGGGGATGGTCGGATCCTTCAGGGATAAACCGCAGCTGACTGTGGAAGTTCTTGATATCCTGAATCCTGAATATGCCGGTCTGGATATCACTGATTTTCTTCCTTCGAGCAAAGAAAAGCCCGAATACATGATGCAGGAACTGGACTACCTCATTGCAGAGCACATGGTCCATATTCCTTGGAAGAAGTTCTGCCGGAAGGTGCTCAAGGATCAAACTGTTTATGATCGTCTTTTGACCGCCACCGGTGCAAAGGCTGTTCACCATGCTTATGTCGGCGGCCTGTTGGAGCATACATTGGCTGTTGCAAAACTATGTATGTCCATTTGCGATAATTACCCTGAAGTTGACCGTCAGGTGGTACTGGCTGCAGCAATTTTTCATGATTTGGGTAAGGCATGGGAACTTTCAGGTGGCCTGACCAACGATTACACTGATGAAGGGCGGTTGCTGGGGCATATCCATATAGGTGTGGAAATCCTCGAACCATTCCTGCAGAAATCAAGGGATCTTGATCCAAAGTTAAAGCTTCACTTGAAACATTTGATCCTTTCGCATCATGGCGAATATGAATTCGGTGCCCCCAAGCGTCCGAAGACACCCGAAGCGTTCATTTTACATTTTGCTGATAATATTGATGCAAAAATGAATACAATTTTCGCAGAATTAGGTAAGTTAGAAAGCTCAGAGAGCAACTGGACTCCGTATCAACGGTTTCTGGACAGGTATTTGTACAAGGCGGAAAAATCACCTGACAATCCGTCGAGCAAGTGTGAACTCAAAAAATCGGAGGCTCAATGTTCATTACCTTTGAAGGCATAG
- the gap gene encoding type I glyceraldehyde-3-phosphate dehydrogenase — MAVKVGINGFGRIGRYLVRLIHDSKDFDLVAINARASNEDLALLFKHDSVHGTFHADVEANDDGFTINGKQIKVTRCAPGEWIWKDLGCDMVVETTGKFRDRASCEKHMACGAKKVVISSPGIDADLTVVMGVNDADIKPEHNIISGASCTTNCLAPVAKVINDEFGLERGLMTTVHAYTMSQRVLDGSHKDIRRARACAVNMVPTTTGAAKAVTMVIPELKGKLDGMSIRVPTPNVSLVDLTCDLGRETTKEEVNAVLAKAANEHMGYTEKPLVSTDYLGDTHGGVVDGPLTEVMDGKMLKLIIWYDNEASFTNQLVRLMNKVAGMM, encoded by the coding sequence ATGGCTGTAAAAGTAGGTATTAATGGATTCGGCAGAATCGGGCGCTACCTCGTCCGCCTGATTCACGACAGTAAGGATTTTGATCTTGTTGCGATCAACGCCCGTGCATCAAATGAAGACCTCGCTCTTCTTTTCAAGCACGATTCCGTTCATGGTACTTTCCATGCTGATGTAGAAGCCAACGATGACGGCTTCACCATCAACGGCAAGCAGATCAAGGTTACCAGATGCGCTCCCGGCGAGTGGATTTGGAAAGACCTCGGCTGTGATATGGTTGTTGAAACAACAGGCAAATTCCGTGACCGTGCAAGCTGTGAAAAACACATGGCCTGCGGTGCGAAGAAAGTTGTCATCAGCTCACCCGGAATTGATGCAGATCTGACTGTAGTTATGGGCGTTAACGATGCTGATATTAAACCGGAACACAACATTATTTCCGGCGCATCCTGCACCACTAACTGTCTTGCCCCAGTTGCTAAAGTAATTAACGATGAGTTCGGTCTTGAACGCGGCCTGATGACCACTGTTCATGCCTACACCATGAGCCAGAGGGTTCTGGACGGTTCCCACAAGGATATCCGCCGTGCCCGTGCCTGCGCTGTAAACATGGTTCCCACCACCACAGGTGCAGCCAAGGCTGTAACCATGGTTATTCCCGAACTGAAAGGCAAACTGGACGGTATGTCCATCCGCGTTCCCACACCTAACGTCTCCCTTGTGGACCTTACCTGTGACCTCGGTCGCGAAACCACAAAGGAAGAAGTTAACGCCGTGCTTGCCAAAGCTGCTAACGAGCACATGGGCTACACAGAAAAGCCCCTCGTTTCCACCGACTACCTTGGCGATACCCATGGCGGTGTTGTTGACGGTCCGCTGACCGAAGTCATGGACGGAAAAATGCTCAAGCTCATCATCTGGTACGACAATGAAGCCAGCTTCACAAACCAGCTCGTCCGCTTGATGAACAAAGTAGCCGGAATGATGTAA
- a CDS encoding HD-GYP domain-containing protein yields the protein MRKIINYFNRKKEYDNNVASMTVHQFAESLGNAIDAKDHYTCSHSEEVAVVAQALGVQLGLNDQECELLHIAGHLHDIGKIGLPDSILKKEGRLTLEEYEIVKKHPAMGAEIVKPVATVSGLDRIPGIILHHHERYDGAGYPYALKGENIPFGARVIAVADTLSAMASNRPYRKAIEFSRIIDEIKTCSGTQFDPAVVEAFMGITDQIENYFMQGNTIVEGPDPRIICAPGQPVLVHQ from the coding sequence ATGAGAAAAATAATTAACTATTTTAATAGAAAAAAAGAATACGATAATAATGTAGCAAGCATGACGGTTCACCAATTTGCGGAGTCGTTAGGCAATGCAATTGACGCCAAAGATCATTATACCTGTTCACATTCAGAAGAGGTAGCTGTTGTGGCCCAAGCCTTGGGCGTGCAGCTTGGTTTAAATGATCAGGAATGCGAACTGTTACATATTGCAGGCCACCTGCATGATATAGGTAAAATCGGCCTCCCTGATTCAATTCTTAAAAAGGAAGGACGATTGACTCTGGAAGAGTATGAAATTGTAAAGAAGCATCCGGCTATGGGGGCTGAAATTGTAAAGCCGGTTGCTACGGTCTCCGGGCTGGATCGTATTCCCGGAATAATTCTTCATCATCATGAAAGGTATGATGGAGCAGGATACCCGTATGCTTTAAAGGGAGAAAACATTCCTTTCGGGGCCAGGGTTATTGCAGTTGCCGACACTCTTTCAGCAATGGCCAGTAATCGTCCGTATCGGAAAGCAATAGAGTTCAGTAGAATAATAGATGAAATTAAAACTTGTTCCGGTACTCAGTTTGATCCTGCTGTTGTGGAAGCATTTATGGGAATAACAGATCAGATTGAAAATTATTTCATGCAAGGGAATACTATTGTCGAAGGGCCTGACCCCCGGATCATTTGTGCTCCGGGGCAGCCCGTTCTAGTACATCAATGA
- a CDS encoding amino acid ABC transporter permease, whose translation MFESKNKISSRDILLLTCIMGGIIIILHHLAHGLNYNWDWSVIPGYIARYDSNSGDWRAGMLTQGLLVTLRLSLWSILLALVAGTIMGMWRVSPRPLLRMISSSYVGLVRNIPPLVLIFIFYFFLGDQIMQSTGITELSYTLDDSSSPILTTLFGTVEQLPAFLSGVLTLALFEGAYLTEIVRAGIESIDQEQWEASAALGFNRRNQLIHIILPQAFSRSLPPLAGQFISTIKDSSIVSVISIQELTFAGQELMSATYRTFEIWTLVIIMYFILTFPCSIAVRKLEIKMNNHKGTHH comes from the coding sequence ATGTTTGAATCAAAAAACAAAATATCCTCCCGTGACATCCTGCTTCTGACATGTATCATGGGAGGAATTATTATAATTCTCCATCATCTTGCGCATGGCCTGAACTACAACTGGGATTGGTCCGTAATTCCTGGCTATATTGCCCGCTATGATAGTAACTCAGGCGACTGGAGAGCAGGCATGCTCACGCAGGGACTACTGGTCACCCTGCGACTTTCCCTCTGGTCTATCCTGCTGGCACTCGTTGCCGGAACCATAATGGGAATGTGGAGAGTCAGCCCAAGACCTTTACTACGCATGATTTCCAGCAGTTATGTAGGACTGGTCCGCAATATACCGCCGCTGGTACTCATCTTTATCTTCTATTTTTTTCTCGGCGACCAAATTATGCAGTCAACCGGGATAACCGAACTTTCATACACTCTTGATGACAGTTCTTCACCTATATTAACAACCCTGTTCGGCACTGTGGAACAGCTTCCGGCTTTTCTGTCCGGAGTGCTGACTCTGGCTCTTTTTGAAGGGGCATACCTAACTGAAATTGTTAGGGCCGGAATAGAATCCATTGATCAAGAGCAATGGGAAGCTTCAGCTGCACTGGGTTTTAACAGACGCAACCAACTGATCCACATTATCCTGCCGCAGGCCTTTTCTAGGTCTCTGCCGCCGCTGGCCGGTCAGTTTATCTCAACAATTAAAGACTCTTCCATTGTCTCGGTGATTTCCATTCAGGAGCTGACTTTCGCAGGACAGGAATTGATGTCCGCCACTTACCGAACTTTCGAGATATGGACTCTGGTAATCATAATGTATTTTATACTTACTTTTCCTTGTTCAATCGCAGTCCGTAAGCTTGAAATAAAAATGAACAATCACAAAGGGACGCATCATTGA
- a CDS encoding transporter substrate-binding domain-containing protein, with protein MNLWRILSVSIAIAILTVSLTFPVMADDIGRDFSKGDTLEKILQRETIRVGISIFEPWVMQDQNGQYVGFEIDVAKRLAADMGVKVDFVPTDWDTIIPALIEHEFDIIICGMNMTPERILKVNFSDPYEFNSMSIVANKNVKTGKMTRADYNNAKVGPSHLSALEDFNSPRIRIGVRTGTTAVNAVKNYTPKAEAVLFKDEETSIKALLNGEVCCLMLSQPLPQILAEKYPKKLYLPMESGFAWEPSGFVVRKGDHDFLTYLNNWIRICDSDGWLKTRYHYWFKSYPWKTQIK; from the coding sequence ATGAATCTATGGAGAATTCTCAGTGTAAGCATCGCAATTGCAATTTTAACGGTCAGTCTGACTTTCCCGGTTATGGCTGATGACATTGGGAGAGATTTTTCAAAAGGCGACACTCTTGAAAAAATTCTCCAACGTGAAACCATTAGAGTTGGAATTTCAATCTTTGAACCGTGGGTCATGCAAGACCAAAACGGTCAGTATGTTGGATTTGAAATAGATGTAGCCAAAAGGTTAGCTGCAGATATGGGGGTTAAAGTAGACTTCGTGCCCACGGATTGGGACACTATCATTCCCGCACTGATCGAACACGAATTTGATATCATCATATGCGGAATGAACATGACTCCCGAGCGGATTCTTAAAGTCAATTTTTCCGACCCATATGAATTCAACTCAATGTCCATTGTCGCCAATAAGAATGTAAAAACAGGCAAAATGACCCGGGCGGACTACAATAACGCTAAAGTTGGCCCCTCACATCTTTCGGCATTAGAAGACTTCAATAGCCCCAGAATACGTATTGGAGTACGCACAGGAACAACCGCAGTAAACGCTGTAAAGAACTACACCCCAAAGGCTGAGGCTGTTCTTTTTAAGGATGAGGAAACTTCAATCAAAGCTTTATTAAACGGAGAGGTGTGTTGCCTTATGCTGTCTCAGCCTCTTCCGCAGATACTTGCCGAAAAATATCCTAAGAAGCTGTATCTGCCTATGGAATCCGGATTTGCCTGGGAACCCAGCGGATTCGTAGTCCGCAAGGGCGATCACGATTTTTTAACCTACCTTAACAACTGGATAAGGATCTGCGATTCTGACGGCTGGCTTAAAACTCGGTACCATTACTGGTTTAAAAGCTATCCTTGGAAGACTCAGATAAAATGA